The genomic segment CGAACTGCAACGCGCCCGATGCGACGGCAAACCGCACGAAATCCTGCGCCAGCCGGCCTTGTCCGGCGGTCTGCGCACCAACATCCACCATGGGGAATTCCTTGTTCAAATTGACCAGCCTCAATCTCAATGGCATCCGCTCGGCCACCAGCCGGGGCCTGGAAAGTTGGCTCGCCGCCACACGACCCGATTGTATTTGCGTGCAGGAAGTCAAGGCCCAGGCCGCCGATTTGGCCGACCGGTTCGAGCGCCTGGCAGACCTGCAGGGGTACTTTCATCTGGCCGAAAAAAAGGGCTATTCGGGCGTGGGGGTCTACACCCGCCACGAGCCGTCGGACCGGGTGGCCGGCTATGGCTCGCCCGAGTTCGATGCCGAGGGCCGCTATCTGGAACTGCGCTTCGACACGCCGGCGCGCAAGCTGTCGATCATCAGCGCCTATTTTCCCAGCGGCTCCTCGGGGCCGCTGCGCCAGCAGGCCAAGTTCCGTTTTCTGGCCGAGTTCCATCCCCATCTGATGCGCCTCAGGGCTGAACGCGAATTCATCCTGTGCGGCGACATCAATATTGCCCACCAGACCATCGATCTGAAAAACTGGCGTAGTAACCAAAAGAACAGCGGATTCCTGCCCGAGGAGCGGCTCTGGATGACAAATTTGCTGGACGTAAATGACAAAAACGGCGTCATAGACGTTTACCGTCGGTTACAGCCCTGTGCCACCGACACAGCCTACACTTGGTGGAGCAACCGTGGTCGGGCCTATGCCAACAACGTGGGTTGGCGGCTGGACTACCACTTGGCCACCCCTGCATTGGCGGCTCTGGCGCGTGCCCAATCCATCTACAAAGGCGAGAAATTCTCTGACCATGCTCCGATCACGGTGGACTACGAATTGCGCCTATAAACCTCTCCTTCAGGTGCCCTGATGACCGACGCCGCCGATTCTGTTTCGCCAGCACACTACAGTTTTCGCCCTGCCAGCGCCGAAGCCCTGTGGCAGCAGATATCCACACCGCGCCCCACGGCGGGCAAGGCGCGGCGCCTGGGCGAGGCACTGGTGCATGCCGGACTGTTGACCGCGCCCGGGCTCTGGCATGGCCTGCAAGTGCAGCAACAAGAGCGCGAAAAGGGCCAGCACCGGCCCATCGGCCAGATCCTGGTGGAACTGGGTGCGCTGACGCAGGAGCAACTGCGCGCGGTCATTGCCAGTTGGCTGGGCGAGTACCAAGTGCACCCTGGCGACCTCAAGCCCGAAGCGGCGGCCCTGGCCCTGGTGCCCCGCGCCATGGCCGAGCGCGAATCGGTGCTGCCGCTGCTGATACGCGAAGACACGCTGGTGCTGCTGATGATCGATCCCGGCAAGCGCTCGCTGCTCGACGAATTGCGCTTTTTGACCCAGCGCCGGCTGATTGCGCTGCAGGCCGCGCCGGACACGCTCGGGCCCGCCATCCGCAAGGCCTACCAGCCCCCCGGCACCGGAACCGAGGAGGAACCGGCGCCGGTCGTGCGCAGCACATTGCAAGAACTGCTCAGCACCCTGGACAGCACCGAACCCGGCGATGCGAACGAGGCCGATGCGCTCAACGAGTCGGACACCCTGGCACAGATCATCAACGCGGTGATCGACGAGGCCATCGGCCGCAACGCATCCGACATCCACATCGAGACCGAACTGGCCCCGAAGAGCCTGCGCATCCGCCTGCGCATCGACGGCGACCTCGCGACCCACCTGGAACTACCGGCGCGCTACCGCGTCGCCGTGGTGGCGCGCATCAAGGTCATGGCGGGCATGGATATCTCCGAGCGCCGCAAGCCCCAGGAGGGCAAGATCGACTTTGCCCGCTTTGGTGGCCCGCCGGTCGAGTTGCGCGTGACCTCCATCCCCACCTCGCAGGGGCTGGAAGATGTGGTGCTGCGGCTGCTCACCGGTGTTTTGGCGCTCGATCGCATCGACCTGAGCCGCGCCAACCTGCTGGCACTGCAATCGGTGGCGCAAAAGCGCTACGGCCTGGTGCTGGTGTGCGGGCCCACAGGCTGCGGCAAGACGACCACATTGCATTCAGTGTTGCGCGACATCAACGGCACAGGCCGCAAGATCTGGACTGCCGAGGACCCGATCGAGATCACCCAGGATGGTCTGCGCCAGGTGCAGGTGAACCCGCGCCTGGGCTGGACCGTTGCGGCCGCGATGCGCGCCTTCCTGCGGGCCGACCCGGACGTGATCATGGTCGATGAAATGCGCGACGAGGAGATAGCGCGCATCGCCCTGGAGGCCGCGTTCACCGGCCATCTGGTGCTGACCACGCTGCTGACCACCGCCGCGCCTGATGCCGTTGCACGCCAGTTGGGGCAGTTGGACATCAAACTGAATCCGCTCGATTTTTCCGCCCTGCCGCTGGCGATTCTGGCCCAGCGTCTGGTGCTGCGCCTGTGCGTGGCCTGCCGCGAGTCCCAGGTGATCGACCAGGACCGGCTGATGGACCTGGCCTCGCAGTACCTGGAAAGCGGCAGCGGCAGCAATACGCTGGAGGCGCGCACTGCGCAGGTCGAGCGTTGGCGCTTGCAGCACGGCGACGCGCAGGGTGCGTTGCGCCTGTGGCGCCACAAGGGCTGCGCCGAATGCCAAGGCTTCGGCTACCAGGGCCGGCTGGGCATCCATGGGCTGATGGTGCGCGATGAGCCGGCGAACTGGCTCACCTTGCGGCAAGACGGTATCGAGAAGGTGTTGCAGGGCTTGACCGACATGGCGCAAGTGCTGGCAGCGACCGACCTGTAGGTTGTCGGCCGCCGGGCCGCTGCACATGCGAAACTCGCCGGCATGGCCGCAGACACCATCATCACTACCGCCACCGCCACCGCCACGAGCGCCCGCGACCCCGTTCGCCTGACCCGCTACAGCCATGGCGCCGGCTGTGGTTGCAAGCTCAGCCCCCAGGTGCTGGAGGTGATTCTCGCGGGCAGCAGCGGGGCGCACGGCCTGTTCCCCGGGCTGTGGGTGGGCAATGCCTCGCGCGATGATGCGGCGGTCCATGCGCTCGACGACGAGCGCGCCGTGGTGTCGACGACCGACTTCTTCATGCCCATCGTCGACGACCCCTACGACTTCGGCCGCATCGCCGCCACCAACGCCATCAGCGACATCTATGCAATGGGCGCCGACCCGCTGATGGCGATCGCCATCCTGGGCTGGCCCGTGAACATGCTGCCCGCCGAGGTGGCGCGCACGGTGGTGGACGGC from the Verminephrobacter eiseniae EF01-2 genome contains:
- a CDS encoding exodeoxyribonuclease III, with the translated sequence MFKLTSLNLNGIRSATSRGLESWLAATRPDCICVQEVKAQAADLADRFERLADLQGYFHLAEKKGYSGVGVYTRHEPSDRVAGYGSPEFDAEGRYLELRFDTPARKLSIISAYFPSGSSGPLRQQAKFRFLAEFHPHLMRLRAEREFILCGDINIAHQTIDLKNWRSNQKNSGFLPEERLWMTNLLDVNDKNGVIDVYRRLQPCATDTAYTWWSNRGRAYANNVGWRLDYHLATPALAALARAQSIYKGEKFSDHAPITVDYELRL
- a CDS encoding GspE/PulE family protein; the encoded protein is MTDAADSVSPAHYSFRPASAEALWQQISTPRPTAGKARRLGEALVHAGLLTAPGLWHGLQVQQQEREKGQHRPIGQILVELGALTQEQLRAVIASWLGEYQVHPGDLKPEAAALALVPRAMAERESVLPLLIREDTLVLLMIDPGKRSLLDELRFLTQRRLIALQAAPDTLGPAIRKAYQPPGTGTEEEPAPVVRSTLQELLSTLDSTEPGDANEADALNESDTLAQIINAVIDEAIGRNASDIHIETELAPKSLRIRLRIDGDLATHLELPARYRVAVVARIKVMAGMDISERRKPQEGKIDFARFGGPPVELRVTSIPTSQGLEDVVLRLLTGVLALDRIDLSRANLLALQSVAQKRYGLVLVCGPTGCGKTTTLHSVLRDINGTGRKIWTAEDPIEITQDGLRQVQVNPRLGWTVAAAMRAFLRADPDVIMVDEMRDEEIARIALEAAFTGHLVLTTLLTTAAPDAVARQLGQLDIKLNPLDFSALPLAILAQRLVLRLCVACRESQVIDQDRLMDLASQYLESGSGSNTLEARTAQVERWRLQHGDAQGALRLWRHKGCAECQGFGYQGRLGIHGLMVRDEPANWLTLRQDGIEKVLQGLTDMAQVLAATDL